CGAGCCAATCGGTGCACCGAGGCCTTTGGACAGGCACACCGACACCGAATCAAAGTGCAGGGCAATCTCACGTGCATCCACGCCCAGCTTGACCGCTGCGTTGTAGAGCCGTGCGCCATCCAGATGCAGGGCCAGGCCATGTTCACGGGTGAACGCCCGCGCCTGCGCCAGGTAATCCAACGGCAATACCTTGCCTTGCATGGTATTTTCCAGCGCCAGCAAACGGCTGCGGGCAAAATGAAAATCGTCCGGCTTGATCGCCGCCAGTACCTGGTCCAGGTCCAGGGAACCGTCCGCCTGCACCTCCAGCGGCTGCGGCTGGATCGAACCCAGGACCGCCGCGCCACCGCCTTCGTATTTGTAGGTATGGGCCTGCTGGCCGACGATGTATTCCTCGCCGCGCTCACAGTGGGCCATCAATGCCAGCAGGTTGCTCATGGTACCGGTGGGCACGAACAGCGCGGCGGCAAAGCCCAGGCGCTTGGCCAGTTCGGCTTCCAGGCGATTGACGCTGGGGTCTTCGCCATACACGTCATCACCGCTGGCGGCCGTGGCCATTGCTTCGCGCATGCCGGGCGTGGGTTGGGTCACGGTGTCGCTGCGCAGGTCAATCACGGACATGAATCAAGCCTCTGACGATTTGGGTAAGTGCCTCATAGAGATGATTACTGCGGGCAAAACCACGGAATATCAAGCCCCGGCTGCATTCAATCGAATACCAACCAAACAAACCGATATAGCTTATCGATAGAGCGGCCGTGCAGTTTTCGAAAAACCGTGTTAAAAACGCTTCGCCGCCAGGGTTCTGGCGGCAACGTTCTCAGGGCGGGGTGCAATTCCCCACCGGCGGTAATTACACGCAATGTGTATAGCCCGCGAGCGCTTGGCGCCTCGAACTGCTCACGCAGGACGGCGGCAAGGTCAGCAGACCCGGTGTGATCCCGGGGCCGACGGTCATAGTCCGGATGAAGAGAGAACGGGATTGGCACCTAAGGGCCGCGCACCATGCGTGCTTGCGTACCCTTAAATCCCATTCGATTCATAACGCCCTGTTTTTTTCTTAAACAGGAGTCAGAACATGCAACCCACCGCTATCGACAGCAAGAGTAAAAACCACCACGGCGAGCGCGTCGCGTTTATCCAGGCCTGCTGGCACAAGGATATTGTCGACCAATCGCGTAAAGGCTTCCTCGCCGAAATGATCGCCCAGGGCTACCAGGAATCGGACATCGATTTCTTCGAAGTCGGCGGCGCCTTTGAAATGCCCCTGCACGCCAAGCTGCTG
Above is a genomic segment from Pseudomonas azadiae containing:
- the ltaE gene encoding low-specificity L-threonine aldolase, with the protein product MSVIDLRSDTVTQPTPGMREAMATAASGDDVYGEDPSVNRLEAELAKRLGFAAALFVPTGTMSNLLALMAHCERGEEYIVGQQAHTYKYEGGGAAVLGSIQPQPLEVQADGSLDLDQVLAAIKPDDFHFARSRLLALENTMQGKVLPLDYLAQARAFTREHGLALHLDGARLYNAAVKLGVDAREIALHFDSVSVCLSKGLGAPIGSVLCGSTALIAKARRLRKMVGGGMRQAGSLAAAGLYALDHQVQRLADDHANAQWLGDELRKAGYEVEPVQTNMVYVQIGDQAEALKAFAAERAIKLSVAPRLRMVTHMDVSRAQIEQVVQAFVEFSRK